Proteins found in one Magnetofaba australis IT-1 genomic segment:
- the plsX gene encoding phosphate acyltransferase PlsX, producing the protein MAAVRLALDAMGGDNAPDSVLLGAKRFLASIPSADVILVGRQDDVAAAMARVGLDDPRVTIRHASEVVEMDEKPSVALRTKKDSSLRVGANLVKAGEAEAFVSAGNTGALMATAKFVLKTLKGIDRPAIAARMPSKAGQCVMLDLGANVDCNSDHLCQFALMGSVYAHSVLGVEAPRVGLLNVGEEEMKGNEVVKVAGERLRSDTDKWLPYGEYIGNIEGTDIYKGGPDVVVCDGFVGNISLKSSEGVAQMLTHFLREAFGHSLLTKLGYLMARPALRRFRDRVDPRKYNGAMLLGLNGVVVKSHGSADETAFANAIEVAYHLAVNGVNDEIRSKVASAQAQQTTEDAS; encoded by the coding sequence GTGGCGGCAGTGCGACTGGCTTTGGACGCCATGGGAGGCGACAACGCGCCTGACTCTGTTCTGTTGGGCGCGAAGCGCTTTTTGGCGAGTATTCCCAGCGCCGACGTGATTCTGGTCGGCCGGCAGGATGATGTGGCCGCCGCCATGGCTCGGGTGGGGTTGGATGATCCGCGCGTGACCATCCGCCACGCCAGTGAAGTGGTGGAGATGGACGAGAAGCCCTCAGTGGCTTTGCGCACCAAGAAAGACTCCTCCCTGCGCGTGGGCGCCAATCTGGTCAAAGCGGGCGAAGCCGAAGCGTTTGTCTCGGCGGGCAACACCGGCGCGTTGATGGCCACCGCCAAATTTGTCCTCAAAACCCTTAAGGGCATCGATCGCCCCGCCATCGCCGCACGCATGCCGTCCAAAGCGGGCCAGTGCGTGATGCTGGATCTGGGCGCCAATGTCGATTGCAACTCTGATCATCTCTGCCAGTTCGCGCTGATGGGCTCTGTCTACGCCCACTCGGTGTTGGGCGTCGAGGCTCCGCGCGTGGGTCTGCTCAACGTCGGCGAAGAGGAGATGAAGGGCAACGAGGTGGTCAAGGTGGCGGGCGAACGTTTGCGCTCGGACACCGACAAATGGTTGCCGTATGGCGAATATATCGGCAACATTGAGGGCACCGATATCTACAAGGGCGGCCCTGATGTGGTGGTGTGCGACGGCTTTGTCGGCAATATCAGTCTCAAAAGCAGCGAAGGGGTGGCGCAGATGCTCACCCACTTCCTACGCGAGGCGTTTGGCCACTCGTTACTGACCAAATTGGGCTATTTGATGGCGCGTCCCGCGCTGCGTCGATTCCGCGATCGTGTGGATCCGCGCAAGTACAACGGCGCCATGCTGTTGGGGCTCAATGGGGTGGTGGTGAAAAGCCATGGTTCGGCGGACGAAACCGCCTTCGCCAACGCCATTGAGGTTGCCTATCATCTGGCTGTGAATGGCGTCAATGACGAGATCCGCAGCAAGGTCGCCAGCGCTCAGGCGCAACAAACCACGGAGGACGCCTCATGA
- a CDS encoding beta-ketoacyl-ACP synthase III, whose amino-acid sequence MSGMRARIIGTGSYLPEYCLTNQELAQKVDTSDQWIQERTGIRQRHIAADNQVTSDLAVEAAKNALDAAGVAADTLDLILVATTTPDLTFPATATIVQHKLGAHTARMPAFDIQAVCTGFIYALSVADQYIRSGACKRVLVIGAETFSRIIDWSDRGTCILFGDGAGAVILEAEPESGSGLLSTHIHADGSYVDLLRVSCGVSHRGAHILNETAKVDDAGRAALLEGYGYVQMRGNEVFKRAVIALEQIVDATLEANGLQKKDVDWLVPHQANIRIIKSTAKRLAMSLDQVVVTVDRHGNTSAASVPLALDEAVRDGRIQPGQLVLMEAFGGGFTWGSALVRW is encoded by the coding sequence ATGAGCGGTATGCGCGCGCGCATCATTGGCACGGGCTCCTATCTGCCCGAATATTGCCTCACCAACCAAGAGTTGGCGCAGAAGGTCGACACCTCTGATCAGTGGATCCAGGAGCGCACCGGCATTCGCCAGCGCCACATCGCCGCCGATAACCAGGTGACCTCGGATCTGGCGGTGGAGGCGGCCAAGAACGCCTTGGACGCCGCAGGCGTCGCCGCCGATACGCTGGATCTGATTCTGGTGGCCACCACCACGCCGGATCTCACCTTTCCCGCCACCGCCACCATCGTGCAGCATAAGCTGGGCGCGCACACCGCGCGCATGCCCGCGTTCGATATCCAAGCGGTGTGCACCGGCTTTATCTACGCCCTTTCAGTGGCCGATCAATACATTCGCTCCGGCGCGTGCAAGCGGGTCCTGGTGATCGGCGCCGAGACCTTCTCGCGCATCATCGATTGGAGCGATCGCGGCACCTGCATTCTGTTTGGCGACGGCGCTGGCGCGGTGATTCTCGAAGCGGAGCCAGAGAGCGGCAGTGGCCTGCTCTCCACGCACATTCATGCCGATGGCTCCTATGTGGACCTGCTACGGGTCTCCTGTGGCGTCTCCCATCGCGGCGCACACATCCTCAATGAGACCGCCAAAGTGGATGACGCCGGGCGTGCGGCTCTGTTGGAGGGCTACGGCTACGTGCAGATGCGCGGCAATGAGGTATTCAAACGCGCGGTCATCGCCCTGGAGCAGATCGTCGACGCCACCCTCGAGGCCAACGGTTTGCAAAAGAAGGATGTCGACTGGTTGGTGCCGCACCAAGCCAATATCCGGATTATCAAAAGCACCGCCAAGCGTCTGGCGATGAGCCTGGATCAGGTGGTGGTCACGGTGGATCGCCATGGCAACACCTCCGCCGCCAGCGTGCCGCTGGCGCTGGATGAGGCGGTGCGCGATGGTCGTATTCAACCGGGCCAATTGGTGTTGATGGAGGCCTTTGGCGGCGGTTTCACCTGGGGCTCGGCGCTGGTGCGCTGGTAA
- the mltF gene encoding membrane-bound lytic murein transglycosylase MltF — MHRPHALLPLLLILALLGGCDLRVDVPLLDQIRQEGVLRVLTRNAPTVYFQGRDREMGFEHDLAMLFAQELGVRAEFVVHHNSADVLNGLRNGQGHLAAAGLERTEEGTQAFLYGPVYQNVDLEVVCRRGGVRPENLIELSRANLVVGAGGGYEARLLELRALAPQLDWIALEDLSTEQILQLVEAGKYDCTIASSNIVAINRRYYPELVVKFPLDAGNALAWALPKRAVFLQRELQRWFEKIRANGQFDDVFERYYGYMTLEPEDYDYVDNRSFVQRIESRLPQYERWFKKAGRRYRIPWRLLAAQSYQESHWNPEAKSPTGVRGIMMLTRVTAKALGVSNRLDPKQSIMGGARYLANMRRRLPSEITEPDRTWIALAAYNVGLGHVIDARTLAKRKGLNHNEWPALREVLPLLAQRKYYRTLKRGYARGIEPVLYVRKIRHYRDILEKLDGGGIAPTPPQTVISNSPSAASVDAMRTSMATGQGLQHQQQGSEGGLSGQNGSVSSPMRETSLAVETRAEPQPRMAEKPRPAPRPKKRQSNR; from the coding sequence ATGCACCGTCCCCACGCACTCCTCCCTTTGCTTCTCATTCTGGCGCTTCTTGGCGGCTGTGATCTGCGCGTGGATGTTCCACTGCTGGATCAAATCCGTCAGGAAGGCGTGCTGCGCGTCCTCACCCGCAACGCCCCGACTGTCTATTTCCAAGGTCGCGATCGTGAAATGGGCTTTGAACACGATCTGGCCATGCTGTTCGCGCAGGAACTCGGCGTGCGCGCCGAGTTCGTGGTGCATCACAACAGCGCCGATGTGCTCAATGGTCTGCGCAACGGGCAGGGCCACTTGGCCGCCGCAGGTTTGGAGCGCACCGAGGAGGGGACGCAGGCGTTCCTGTACGGACCCGTCTACCAGAATGTCGATCTGGAGGTGGTGTGTCGTCGCGGCGGCGTGCGCCCGGAAAATCTGATTGAACTGAGCCGCGCCAATCTGGTGGTGGGGGCTGGCGGCGGCTATGAAGCGCGTCTGCTGGAGTTGCGCGCGCTGGCGCCACAGCTGGACTGGATCGCGTTGGAGGATCTCTCGACAGAGCAGATTCTGCAACTCGTCGAAGCTGGGAAATATGACTGCACCATCGCCTCCTCCAACATCGTTGCGATCAACCGGCGGTACTATCCAGAACTCGTCGTAAAATTCCCCTTGGACGCGGGCAATGCGCTGGCTTGGGCGTTGCCCAAGCGCGCGGTGTTCCTGCAGCGCGAGTTGCAGCGCTGGTTTGAAAAAATTCGCGCCAACGGCCAGTTTGATGATGTGTTCGAGCGCTACTACGGCTATATGACGCTGGAGCCGGAAGACTACGACTATGTAGACAATCGGAGCTTTGTGCAGCGCATTGAGAGTCGATTGCCTCAGTATGAGCGTTGGTTCAAGAAGGCGGGTCGGCGCTATCGCATCCCCTGGCGGCTGCTGGCGGCGCAATCGTATCAGGAGTCCCATTGGAACCCTGAGGCAAAGAGTCCCACCGGCGTGCGCGGCATCATGATGTTGACGCGCGTTACCGCCAAGGCTTTGGGGGTGAGCAACCGGCTGGACCCCAAACAGAGCATCATGGGCGGCGCCCGCTATCTGGCGAATATGCGAAGACGCTTGCCAAGTGAAATTACCGAACCGGACCGCACCTGGATCGCGTTGGCGGCGTATAATGTGGGGCTGGGCCATGTGATTGACGCGCGCACCCTGGCCAAGCGTAAAGGGCTGAATCACAATGAGTGGCCAGCCTTACGTGAAGTACTGCCGCTATTGGCGCAACGCAAATACTACCGTACCCTCAAACGCGGATACGCGCGCGGGATTGAACCTGTGTTGTATGTGCGCAAGATCCGCCATTATCGCGATATTTTGGAAAAGTTGGATGGTGGCGGCATCGCGCCAACCCCGCCACAAACCGTGATCTCAAACAGTCCTTCCGCAGCGTCTGTCGACGCAATGAGAACCTCGATGGCCACAGGTCAGGGTCTCCAGCATCAACAACAAGGCTCTGAGGGGGGGCTCTCTGGCCAAAATGGGAGCGTCTCATCTCCAATGCGAGAGACGTCTTTGGCAGTGGAGACGCGCGCGGAACCGCAACCGCGCATGGCTGAAAAGCCGAGACCCGCACCGCGACCAAAAAAACGTCAGTCCAACAGGTAA